The following coding sequences are from one Gigantopelta aegis isolate Gae_Host chromosome 15, Gae_host_genome, whole genome shotgun sequence window:
- the LOC121389690 gene encoding putative nuclease HARBI1 — translation MSIEEPLRNRGFHIVLSMVKMNKPGENTCLNSAGEGSHKSLSRVMVTLRYLAKGDFLSEVADVHGISKSSASRCINSVCDAMCHRLNNIHFPRNNAEVREVKEKFYSLASFPNVIGAIDGTLIPIQGMTGTDENLYVCRKGFHALNIMAVADAKMR, via the exons AGGAACAGAGGATTCCACATCGTATTGTCCATGGTGAAGATGAATAAACCGGGGGAAAACACATGTCTGAACAGCGCCGGGGAGGGAAGCCACAAAAGTTTATCACGG GTGATGGTTACTTTAAGATATTTAGCTAAAGGAGATTTCTTGTCTGAAGTTGCAGACGTACATGGCATATCAAAGTCATCGGCATCCAGATGCATAAACAGTGTATGTGATGCTATGTGTCACAGACTTAATAATATACACTTCCCACGTAACAATGCTGAAGTGAGAGAAGTAAAAGAGAAGTTTTACTCGTTGGCATCCTTTCCAAATGTAATTGGTGCCATAGATGGTACATTAATACCAATTCAAGGTATGACAGGAACTGATGAAAATCTGTACGTTTGTCGCAAAGGGTTCCATGCTTTAAACATCATGGCAGTGGCTGATGCAAAAATgaggtaa